The Aedes albopictus strain Foshan chromosome 2, AalbF5, whole genome shotgun sequence region TCTAGGTCTCATCGATCACTTCCTGGTCTTGTTGAAAATCTTGCTACAGGAGGTTTGGCGTGCTAACGTTGACTGGGACGAACGAATCCCCGACAACCTGTTCGAGAAGTGGCGTGACTGGCTGCAATTGCTACCAGAGGTAGAGAAATTACGGATTCCTAGGTGTTACCGGCAAGTTGTTTCATCTTTGGGCGCAGCTTCCGTGGAAATTCACGTATTCGTTGACGCAAGCGAAAGTGCAATGGCAGCGGCAGTGTTCTTGCGACTCGTAGAAGGGAATCAAGTGGAATGTTCGCTGATTGCTGCAAAGACTCGCGTAGCACCCTTGAAGTACACCTCCATTCCACGATTAGAACTGCAGGCAGCAGTCTTCGGGTGTAGATTGGCGAAGAACGTTATAGGAAATCTGACGGTAAATATCTCCAAGTGTACCTACTGGACTGACTCCCGAAACGTTCTGTGCTGGTTAAGAGCTGATCATAAACGTTACAGTGCTTTCGTCGGGTCAAGGGTAAGCGAAATACAGGAATCGACAGACGTCCGTGAGTGGAGATGGGTTCCGACTCGTTCTAACGTTGCTGATGATGGGACTAGATGGCGAGATCGGATCGACTTGTCTGCGAGTAGTAGGTGGTTCAAAGCACCAGAATTCTTGATGCAAGCGGAAGAAGACTGGCCAACACTTCCGCAAAAGTTGCTTTCCACTGAGGAAGAAATGCGACCCAGCTTATTGCTCCACTTCAAAGTTCCCGAACCTGCGATAGATGTGGGAAGATTTTCGAGTTGGCGGCGATTGCTAGCGGTGACTGGATACGTCCTTCGATTTTGCTTGAACCTTCAACGTCGTCGTAGTCAGCATCCACTCAGAACTGGACCGTTATCTAGTGAAGAACTTCGGGAAGCGGAAGAACACCATTACCGGCAAGCGCAACAAGATGTGTACCAGGACGAAGTCGCAGCGCTGGAGACGAAAGAATCCACTATCAAGCGTATTCCAAAGACGAGTCCACTTTACAAGTTGAGCCCGTTCGTTGACGAATCCGGTGTAATGAGGATGAAGGGGAGAACCACTGTGTGCGCGTATTTGCACAGTGACGCCAAGAATCCTGTTATTCTACCTCCAAAGCATCCAGTAACATCATTAATATTAGTCCATTAccacgaaaagtttttgcaccgcAACTACGAAATAGTAGTCAACGAAGTCCGCCAGAAGTACAGCATCTTCCGCCTGAGACAAGCCCTTACTGCGATTCGTAGAAGCTGCCAGTGGTGCAAAAACCGTGACGTTCTTCCTCAACCGCCGGAAATGGCAGATCTTCCTGCGGCCCGACTGTCTGCGTACACAAGGCCATTCGCACACGTAGGGGTGGATTATTTTGGCCCAATTGAGGTAACGGTAGGTCGAAGGGTCGAGAAAAGATGGGGGGTTCTACTGACTTGTTTAACGGTAAGGGCCGTTCATATTGAGGTAGCGCACTCTCTGACAACTAGTTCCTGCATAATGGCATTGAGGAACTTCACGGCACGTAGAGGTACACCGGTCAGCTTTTACAGCGACAGGGGTACCAATTTTGTGGGCGCAAACCGGGAGCTTCAGGAAGCCATGGAAGCGGTCAATCAGAACCAGCTGATGCGTGAGTTTGTCACCTCATCTACTGCTTGGCAGTTCAACCCACCGGCGGCGCCCCACATGGGCGGCAGTTGGGAGAGGCTCATCCAATCGGTCAAGCGAAACCTGATGGAAGTTCTACATGCGCGACGACCAACTGATGAGGAGCTGCGCAATGCGTTGACGGAAATAGAAGGTGTGCTGAATACACGCCCTCTGACACACGTGCCCATTGATGACGAAGCAGCACCAGCGTTAACCCCCAATCACTTCCTGTTGGGTTCATCGGACGGTTCCAAACCTTTGTCTCTGGTTGATGCGGATACTGCTGCACTACGGCGAGGTCACCCAACCTCCCAATGGTTGGCGAATCTCTTTTGGAAGCGATGGGTTAGGGACTACCTACCCGACATAACCCGTCGTACAAAATGGCATGAGCAGGCGAAACCTCTCCAAGTGGGTGACGTAGTAGTCATTGTGGACCCTGAGCACCCCAGAAGCTGTTGGCCCAAAGGACGGGTCATCGGAGTAACCAGCAGTGGAAGACAAACTCGTAAGGCTACCGTGCAAACATTGCATGGAATCTACGAGAGACCAACCGTGAAGCTGGCGGTGTTGGATGTTCGGCGCGAGATGGAGTAAGCGGAACCGGAAGGCCAGGTCCGCGTACCGGGGGGGAGTGTTGCGCCCCTCGGGCGATACGCACCTACCATCGCATCACCTTGGTTCGTCGACCGTCGGTAGAAATGACGTTCCATTGTCCGAATAGGTAGCTGACGTGGTCATTGGTTTGACAGAGAGCAGAAAAACACAGAAGAATGCTGATTCATGTTGATGTTCAGTGAGAAATCTACAATTGGTAAAATTATTACTAGTTTCTATTGGAATACTTAGCTATCAGTGCTGAAGATTGGTGAGGAGTGAAGTAATTACCCACTATTTGTTGGATCAATTCGAAGAATTTAatatttgttatatttagatcaaTATTACTCCCTTTGATTCCCGGTCCGCAATCGTGCCCAATTCATTATTCTATGGTTTGGAAACTTCATAGATTGTTGGGCTAAATTGAGTGCAAAGGGGTAAGAACTAAACCTAAAACATGCATTTGAATTGATTAAAAACTTATCCTAAATGTTTAAAACCTAATATTACATGCAGCTTAACCTAAATACGAAGGAGGCTTCAATCAGCAGAGTCGAGGTAGAAGAGATTGCAGGAGGCACTAAACGTAAGGTGAAATTGATTGTATCAAAACCCCATATTAACCCCCTATCATTATATTAAAGGAAATTTTAACCAGCCAAAAGTGTGCGTTGGTTCATTTTTTCGGAAGACGATCCCTCCAGTTGGCGCGGCCAACAATTATTTTAGGAAACGATGAATTTCGCCGCAAACCGTTTTCTAAGAGATTACATTTGTAacaaagtattttttcaaaaataaaaaataaacattctTAATGATTCAATAAATAAGTCAAAATATGCTAAATAATTCTTTATCATTAAATTCTGggattcgtggccgagcggtcagTGGCGTCAGTTGTTTatgtgtctcgtaagcctcggagtgtggggtcgattcccgctccagtcggggaaaacttttcgtcaaacggaaaactcTCCACTGGGTCACCACGTTGTCAAATGTtaataatgttcagtctgtagaggctgcaacgtcgaagacggtgtaattgtctttttttatgAAGGCTTTCACTTGTTTAGTTCCTGATAACAAAAGACacagagaaaaaaatatttggacctATTTGGACATGAGaaagtttttgttggaaaaacTGCTTATCTTGTGGTGTATGGGCGGTGGGTAGGGTACATAGTTACCTATCCTTAAACAAAATTTCATCGCAATTAAAAAGAATTTTTTTATTCATTaacttaaaaaattaaaaaatgcttCTTGGTAAAGGGCACAATTTGGATTTTACTTACTTATTTCGTGATAAACACCCCtacaaacatttttttagaagAGGTCATTTTCTTGTACGAAACACATTTGACAAGAAATGGCAATgaaagtttagccctttttaaAAGACAATCTCGATAAGTTTTGAAGAAACTAGGTAAGCCACTTTATTAAGTCAGAAAGTTTAAGAAAGttaagaaagtttcattgtattcTCAGAGGGTGTTGCctactccgaatacgatttgggacgAAGTTCGTCAATCacaaaatttttagaagaatttgacaaagtttttgaagatttttttcctgaaaattctgaaaacctctaagAAGGTATTCCAGTAGTAATAATAAAAGTAATCTTTGAATGCTTcagatatttttatttttgaattgtgaatttttatCAGTTAAAATCCAAGTAATACAAAAAATGTTCATATCAAGGAAAAACTATGATTTtgtacttcgaatgagtgtaattagttttgttccttttaattccgcctcTAATGCttatctttgacagatacgcgtatttcgactttcTCTTGTTATCCCACCCAGTGCCTACTGGATTACTtacaaatgagggggttagaagtaaaggggtgtaagtgacaaaaacccactttcgagtaaatgaggtttaaagtttttgactaatttttcatcccatacaaaatgtatggagtttcaaaatcaacccaattttcactgatttattgtaattttttcaaacatcgtagaaacaatcttaaaaaagttcctgaaagcttcaaatctgaagaattttatgatatgctcagctcaaaatcggcaaaatggtcacttacacccctttgattctggtcCCCTCAAATGGGAAAGGGGaatcctcataacagcgatcatggactgtaccacctacaaaTTTGTGAAACTTTTTTTTGCTGATGCCATCTGAAGATATAATAAAACTTTTTGAATTTAGTTATGACCATATAAGTGTGTTTATTTGTAGCAGTCTTATTCTCAATGCATCAATGAAACATTGATGTGTTTCAGTCTTTCTCATATTAGTAATGTTGATCGATTTTTACGTAGCTCGTTCCGTGTGGGTGACGAGCTTCTCCGTTGCGCTGAACGTGCACCTGGAATCCAGACTTGTGGTCCGAGCTGTAATCAACCACACGATGGGTGCCATCGGCTTCATCCAGAGTGTATTGTCCTTTCACCACATCTCCGTCGCGGTGTTCCCAGGCACTCTTGTGATCATGGGTGTACCCATCCTTAACACCATATCGGAATTTGTACTTAGGATGCGAATGATGATGATCCTCATGATGATGATTGTAGTCTCCTCCGTAGTAGGGAGCGGCGGCAACAATGGTCAAACAGACAGCAAGGACGATAATCTGAACGGAGTTGATGCAGTTTTGATAAGGGGTTGAGTTCTTGAATCGATTTTACTTACCTTAAACATTTTAGATCGCCTGTTTCGAATACTGCTTGACAGATTGATTGTTTAGAACTGATGTTGAGTTTAGCACAACACAGTGTCTTTATACTGCTTGTAGGTTTTCCAATTATGATTAAATAACAGAAACCTACACATAACCCAAAGTGACTTGCTGAGATAAATACAATATAGTGTTTTGGGTCCTCAAGGTGTAATTGATTGAAGCTGATGCTGGTTAAAAATTTACTCTCTTCATGTGCTTTACTATTTGTAGTTCACTTATTTACATTCTTGTTAGCACATTTCTGAACTGGACTTGTATGCATGTCTTAACTCATTCAATCAATCTCATTAATTCCCCTCAGATTCGCCTTTTACTTTTTGACAATGTAAACAATAAGACAGCTTGAACCGCTTCAAATTGGTGTTAATTTTAAATGCGCATAGCAGAGCAAAAGGAACGGAAAAACTGACCTACCTCAACCTGCACCAGAAGGGTGTGGCAACTGAAGGAAGGAAGGAAAATGGAAATGAAAATTGACCAAACCCACCGAAGCATATATAAGTTCTTTGCCTAATTGTACCTGACATCAGATCATAAAAAGCATTTCAGCCACCAGCATTCCGCCTGCCAACCATCACTCACAGGAGATCCAAAATGTTCAAGGTAAGATACAGTTTTTGCGAAATTTGACCTTTgaaaagatttgtttttttttttgtattcattCAGATCATCGCTTTGGTTGTCTGTTTGGCCGTTGTTGCCTCCGCAAGATACCTTGCCGTAGATCACGGTCATCATCACGAGGATTACCATCATTCGCACCCGAAGTACAAGTTTGAGTATGGAGTTAAGGATAGCCACACCCACGATCACAAGAGCCAGTGGGAACACCGCGACGGAGATGTCGTAAAAGGACAGTACACTCTGGATGAGGCCGATGGCACTCACCGTGTGGTAGATTATAGCTCGGACCACAATGTACAGTATACATGACAGTATATTTCACTCGATATCCTTTTTCGAAACGGGTCACGAAGAAGTATTACCACAAGTCGAGATATGTATGTACACCTGGGAAGGTACAGATTTTTCAGTAATTATTGCTGTAAATTCTGTACAATACACGAGACTGGAAAGATTTGATCATAAATCGCTATATTTTCttacacagaattcctggaaaatacctATTGCATGTTTATACATTAGCATGGGTCATAGAGGTCGTTTTTCCAGATCAAGGGTTTATTTATTCCTTTTCGGGTCCTGAGTGACTGTACAAAATTTTTGCGCGATCAGTtatgtctacactttgcgcatcgcgattgaaatgtGTATTCGATTTTATATTTGGAAAActtactttttttcattttccttatctatataaataaaaatggaatggtgtttgtatgtcacgaataggctcgggaacgggccaacggatcgacaccattctttcagtgttgcattcgtgcagggctccgacgtgttcgtacgaaaaaataattgggaaaatctaACGGGAAAGTAACAAAATCGGGAAAATTTGGAATTACATTTTTCGGGCAATTTTCCtccagagctgcatgtcaaaaacaaagtaggca contains the following coding sequences:
- the LOC109399498 gene encoding cuticle protein 19-like; its protein translation is MFKIIALVVCLAVVASARYLAVDHGHHHEDYHHSHPKYKFEYGVKDSHTHDHKSQWEHRDGDVVKGQYTLDEADGTHRVVDYSSDHNVQYT
- the LOC115270447 gene encoding cuticle protein 19-like; its protein translation is MFKIIVLAVCLTIVAAAPYYGGDYNHHHEDHHHSHPKYKFRYGVKDGYTHDHKSAWEHRDGDVVKGQYTLDEADGTHRVVDYSSDHKSGFQVHVQRNGEARHPHGTSYVKIDQHY